From Nicotiana tabacum cultivar K326 chromosome 15, ASM71507v2, whole genome shotgun sequence, the proteins below share one genomic window:
- the LOC142169916 gene encoding blue copper protein-like, producing MATFATKLMCLFLILGLASPSFATDIVNIDWSLEASLDLDLTLNVGDVVVFNYIPKLHDVVQVDIDGYKSCVPTNILYRDDSGKTTITLDKAGVRQYISSVATDCLKGLKITITVL from the exons ATGGCAACTTTTGCAACAAAGTTGATGTGCTTGTTCCTCATTCTGGGTCTTGCTTCCCCTAGCTTTGCCACAGACATCGTAAACATTGATTGGAGCTTGGAAGCTAGCCTTGATTTGGACCTAACCTTAAACGTTGGCGATGTTGTGG TTTTCAACTACATCCCAAAACTTCACGACGTGGTTCAAGTGGACATTGATGGCTACAAATCTTGCGTTCCAACAAATATATTGTATAGGGATGACAGTGGGAAGACAACTATTACTTTGGACAAAGCTGGTGTTCGTCAGTATATCTCTTCTGTCGCCACTGACTGCCTTAAAGGTCTCAAGATTACTATCACTGTACTTTGA